Proteins encoded together in one Lutra lutra chromosome 4, mLutLut1.2, whole genome shotgun sequence window:
- the TNFRSF1B gene encoding tumor necrosis factor receptor superfamily member 1B isoform X4 → MAPAAVWAALAVGLQLWGAGHAVPVQVPSLPYAPEPGSNCGHREYFNKRARMCCSKCAPGFHVRSFCTNTSDTVCARCENSTYTQLWNWVPECLSCDSRCSAGTDTSDVVCAPCAPGTFSSTTSSTDTCRPHQICISVAIPGNASMDAVCTSVPPSPGTATPPASTSQPGPMRSQRTEPTPGPSMAPSTSVLLPMVPSPPTEGLSTGDISLPIGLIVGVTALGLLTIGLVNCVIVTQKKKRPFCLQGEAKVPHLPADNARGAQGAEQQHLLTTAPSSSSSSLESSASTADRGTPAPTPPPAPGAEKANGSREARAGSGTSETSSGGHGTQVNVTCIVNVCSGSDHASQCASQASYTKGDVGASPSVSPDDEQVPFSKEECPFQSQPEAPETLLASPEDKPLPLGVPDAGMKPS, encoded by the exons gtGCCATCGCTCCCCTATGCTCCAGAGCCTGGAAGCAACTGCGGGCACAGAGAGTACTTCAACAAGAGGGCCCGGATGTGCTGCAGCAAGTGTGCGCCGG GCTTCCATGTACGATCGTTCTGCACCAATACCTCAGATACCGTGTGTGCCCGCTGCGAGAACAGCACATACACCCAGCTCTGGAACTGGGTTCCTGAGTGCTTGAGCTGTGACTCCCGCTGCAGCGCTG GAACTGACACTTCAGATGTGGTGTGCGCTCCCTGTGCCCCCGGGACCTTCTCCAGCACGACATCATCCACGGACACTTGCAGGCCCCACCAGAT ctgtaTCTCGGTGGCCATCCCGGGCAATGCCAGCATGGACGCAGTATGCACCTCCGTGCCCCCCAGCCCGGGAACGGCCACACCCCCGGCCTCCACGTCCCAGCCAGGGCCCATGCGATCCCAGCGCACGGAGCCAACTCCAGGGCCCAGCATGGCTCCTAGCACCTCCGTTCTGTTGCCGATGGTTCCGAGCCCCCCCACTGAAGGGCTCAGCACGGGCGACATCTCTCTTCCAATTG gacTGATCGTAGGCGTGACAGCCTTGGGTCTGCTGACGATAGGGCTGGTGAACTGTGTCATCGTGACCCAGAAAAAGA AGAGGCCCTTCTGCCTACAAGGAGAAGCCAAAGTG CCTCACCTGCCCGCTGATAACGCCCGAGGCGCCCAGGGGGCAGAGCAGCAGCACCTGCTGACCACCGCCCCCAGCTCCAGCAGCAGCTCCCTGGAGAGCTCAGCCAGCACCGCAGACAGGGGGACGCCCGCCCCGACCCCGCCACCGGCACCAGGCGCCGAGAAGGCCAATGGGTCCAGGGAGGCCCGGGCCGGCTCCGGGACCTCAG AGACTTCCTCCGGTGGCCACGGGACCCAGGTCAATGTCACCTGCATCGTGAATGTGTGCAGCGGCTCTGACCACGCCTCTCAGTGTGCCTCACAGGCCAGTTACACCAAGGGGGACGTGGGCGCCAGCCCCTCCGTTTCCCCAGATGATGAGCAGGTCCCCTTCTCCAAGGAAGAATGCCCTTTTCAGTCCCAGCCGGAGGCCCCAGAGACTCTGCTGGCGAGCCCAGAGGACAAGCCACTGCCCCTTGGCGTGCCTGATGCTGGGATGAAGCCCAGTTAG
- the TNFRSF1B gene encoding tumor necrosis factor receptor superfamily member 1B isoform X3 has translation MAPAAVWAALAVGLQLWGAGHAVPVQVPSLPYAPEPGSNCGHREYFNKRARMCCSKCAPGFHVRSFCTNTSDTVCARCENSTYTQLWNWVPECLSCDSRCSAGTDTSDVVCAPCAPGTFSSTTSSTDTCRPHQICISVAIPGNASMDAVCTSVPPSPGTATPPASTSQPGPMRSQRTEPTPGPSMAPSTSVLLPMVPSPPTEGLSTGDISLPIGLIVGVTALGLLTIGLVNCVIVTQKKKRPFCLQGEAKVPHLPADNARGAQGAEQQHLLTTAPSSSSSSLESSASTADRGTPAPTPPPAPGAEKANGSREARAGSGTSAETSSGGHGTQVNVTCIVNVCSGSDHASQCASQASYTKGDVGASPSVSPDDEQVPFSKEECPFQSQPEAPETLLASPEDKPLPLGVPDAGMKPS, from the exons gtGCCATCGCTCCCCTATGCTCCAGAGCCTGGAAGCAACTGCGGGCACAGAGAGTACTTCAACAAGAGGGCCCGGATGTGCTGCAGCAAGTGTGCGCCGG GCTTCCATGTACGATCGTTCTGCACCAATACCTCAGATACCGTGTGTGCCCGCTGCGAGAACAGCACATACACCCAGCTCTGGAACTGGGTTCCTGAGTGCTTGAGCTGTGACTCCCGCTGCAGCGCTG GAACTGACACTTCAGATGTGGTGTGCGCTCCCTGTGCCCCCGGGACCTTCTCCAGCACGACATCATCCACGGACACTTGCAGGCCCCACCAGAT ctgtaTCTCGGTGGCCATCCCGGGCAATGCCAGCATGGACGCAGTATGCACCTCCGTGCCCCCCAGCCCGGGAACGGCCACACCCCCGGCCTCCACGTCCCAGCCAGGGCCCATGCGATCCCAGCGCACGGAGCCAACTCCAGGGCCCAGCATGGCTCCTAGCACCTCCGTTCTGTTGCCGATGGTTCCGAGCCCCCCCACTGAAGGGCTCAGCACGGGCGACATCTCTCTTCCAATTG gacTGATCGTAGGCGTGACAGCCTTGGGTCTGCTGACGATAGGGCTGGTGAACTGTGTCATCGTGACCCAGAAAAAGA AGAGGCCCTTCTGCCTACAAGGAGAAGCCAAAGTG CCTCACCTGCCCGCTGATAACGCCCGAGGCGCCCAGGGGGCAGAGCAGCAGCACCTGCTGACCACCGCCCCCAGCTCCAGCAGCAGCTCCCTGGAGAGCTCAGCCAGCACCGCAGACAGGGGGACGCCCGCCCCGACCCCGCCACCGGCACCAGGCGCCGAGAAGGCCAATGGGTCCAGGGAGGCCCGGGCCGGCTCCGGGACCTCAG CAGAGACTTCCTCCGGTGGCCACGGGACCCAGGTCAATGTCACCTGCATCGTGAATGTGTGCAGCGGCTCTGACCACGCCTCTCAGTGTGCCTCACAGGCCAGTTACACCAAGGGGGACGTGGGCGCCAGCCCCTCCGTTTCCCCAGATGATGAGCAGGTCCCCTTCTCCAAGGAAGAATGCCCTTTTCAGTCCCAGCCGGAGGCCCCAGAGACTCTGCTGGCGAGCCCAGAGGACAAGCCACTGCCCCTTGGCGTGCCTGATGCTGGGATGAAGCCCAGTTAG
- the TNFRSF1B gene encoding tumor necrosis factor receptor superfamily member 1B isoform X2 has translation MAPAAVWAALAVGLQLWGAGHAVPVQVPSLPYAPEPGSNCGHREYFNKRARMCCSKCAPGFHVRSFCTNTSDTVCARCENSTYTQLWNWVPECLSCDSRCSADQVETQACTREQNRICTCRPGSYCTLPRQEGCRLCAPLSRCRPGFGVDTPGTDTSDVVCAPCAPGTFSSTTSSTDTCRPHQICISVAIPGNASMDAVCTSVPPSPGTATPPASTSQPGPMRSQRTEPTPGPSMAPSTSVLLPMVPSPPTEGLSTGDISLPIGLIVGVTALGLLTIGLVNCVIVTQKKKRPFCLQGEAKVPHLPADNARGAQGAEQQHLLTTAPSSSSSSLESSASTADRGTPAPTPPPAPGAEKANGSREARAGSGTSETSSGGHGTQVNVTCIVNVCSGSDHASQCASQASYTKGDVGASPSVSPDDEQVPFSKEECPFQSQPEAPETLLASPEDKPLPLGVPDAGMKPS, from the exons gtGCCATCGCTCCCCTATGCTCCAGAGCCTGGAAGCAACTGCGGGCACAGAGAGTACTTCAACAAGAGGGCCCGGATGTGCTGCAGCAAGTGTGCGCCGG GCTTCCATGTACGATCGTTCTGCACCAATACCTCAGATACCGTGTGTGCCCGCTGCGAGAACAGCACATACACCCAGCTCTGGAACTGGGTTCCTGAGTGCTTGAGCTGTGACTCCCGCTGCAGCGCTG ACCAAGTGGAGACCCAGGCCTGCACTCGGGAGCAGAACCGGATCTGCACCTGCAGACCGGGCTCGTACTGCACACTGCCGAGGCAGGAGGGGTGCCGGCTGTGTGCGCCCCTGAGCCGGTGCCGCCCAGGCTTCGGCGTGGACACACCAG GAACTGACACTTCAGATGTGGTGTGCGCTCCCTGTGCCCCCGGGACCTTCTCCAGCACGACATCATCCACGGACACTTGCAGGCCCCACCAGAT ctgtaTCTCGGTGGCCATCCCGGGCAATGCCAGCATGGACGCAGTATGCACCTCCGTGCCCCCCAGCCCGGGAACGGCCACACCCCCGGCCTCCACGTCCCAGCCAGGGCCCATGCGATCCCAGCGCACGGAGCCAACTCCAGGGCCCAGCATGGCTCCTAGCACCTCCGTTCTGTTGCCGATGGTTCCGAGCCCCCCCACTGAAGGGCTCAGCACGGGCGACATCTCTCTTCCAATTG gacTGATCGTAGGCGTGACAGCCTTGGGTCTGCTGACGATAGGGCTGGTGAACTGTGTCATCGTGACCCAGAAAAAGA AGAGGCCCTTCTGCCTACAAGGAGAAGCCAAAGTG CCTCACCTGCCCGCTGATAACGCCCGAGGCGCCCAGGGGGCAGAGCAGCAGCACCTGCTGACCACCGCCCCCAGCTCCAGCAGCAGCTCCCTGGAGAGCTCAGCCAGCACCGCAGACAGGGGGACGCCCGCCCCGACCCCGCCACCGGCACCAGGCGCCGAGAAGGCCAATGGGTCCAGGGAGGCCCGGGCCGGCTCCGGGACCTCAG AGACTTCCTCCGGTGGCCACGGGACCCAGGTCAATGTCACCTGCATCGTGAATGTGTGCAGCGGCTCTGACCACGCCTCTCAGTGTGCCTCACAGGCCAGTTACACCAAGGGGGACGTGGGCGCCAGCCCCTCCGTTTCCCCAGATGATGAGCAGGTCCCCTTCTCCAAGGAAGAATGCCCTTTTCAGTCCCAGCCGGAGGCCCCAGAGACTCTGCTGGCGAGCCCAGAGGACAAGCCACTGCCCCTTGGCGTGCCTGATGCTGGGATGAAGCCCAGTTAG
- the TNFRSF1B gene encoding tumor necrosis factor receptor superfamily member 1B isoform X1: MAPAAVWAALAVGLQLWGAGHAVPVQVPSLPYAPEPGSNCGHREYFNKRARMCCSKCAPGFHVRSFCTNTSDTVCARCENSTYTQLWNWVPECLSCDSRCSADQVETQACTREQNRICTCRPGSYCTLPRQEGCRLCAPLSRCRPGFGVDTPGTDTSDVVCAPCAPGTFSSTTSSTDTCRPHQICISVAIPGNASMDAVCTSVPPSPGTATPPASTSQPGPMRSQRTEPTPGPSMAPSTSVLLPMVPSPPTEGLSTGDISLPIGLIVGVTALGLLTIGLVNCVIVTQKKKRPFCLQGEAKVPHLPADNARGAQGAEQQHLLTTAPSSSSSSLESSASTADRGTPAPTPPPAPGAEKANGSREARAGSGTSAETSSGGHGTQVNVTCIVNVCSGSDHASQCASQASYTKGDVGASPSVSPDDEQVPFSKEECPFQSQPEAPETLLASPEDKPLPLGVPDAGMKPS, encoded by the exons gtGCCATCGCTCCCCTATGCTCCAGAGCCTGGAAGCAACTGCGGGCACAGAGAGTACTTCAACAAGAGGGCCCGGATGTGCTGCAGCAAGTGTGCGCCGG GCTTCCATGTACGATCGTTCTGCACCAATACCTCAGATACCGTGTGTGCCCGCTGCGAGAACAGCACATACACCCAGCTCTGGAACTGGGTTCCTGAGTGCTTGAGCTGTGACTCCCGCTGCAGCGCTG ACCAAGTGGAGACCCAGGCCTGCACTCGGGAGCAGAACCGGATCTGCACCTGCAGACCGGGCTCGTACTGCACACTGCCGAGGCAGGAGGGGTGCCGGCTGTGTGCGCCCCTGAGCCGGTGCCGCCCAGGCTTCGGCGTGGACACACCAG GAACTGACACTTCAGATGTGGTGTGCGCTCCCTGTGCCCCCGGGACCTTCTCCAGCACGACATCATCCACGGACACTTGCAGGCCCCACCAGAT ctgtaTCTCGGTGGCCATCCCGGGCAATGCCAGCATGGACGCAGTATGCACCTCCGTGCCCCCCAGCCCGGGAACGGCCACACCCCCGGCCTCCACGTCCCAGCCAGGGCCCATGCGATCCCAGCGCACGGAGCCAACTCCAGGGCCCAGCATGGCTCCTAGCACCTCCGTTCTGTTGCCGATGGTTCCGAGCCCCCCCACTGAAGGGCTCAGCACGGGCGACATCTCTCTTCCAATTG gacTGATCGTAGGCGTGACAGCCTTGGGTCTGCTGACGATAGGGCTGGTGAACTGTGTCATCGTGACCCAGAAAAAGA AGAGGCCCTTCTGCCTACAAGGAGAAGCCAAAGTG CCTCACCTGCCCGCTGATAACGCCCGAGGCGCCCAGGGGGCAGAGCAGCAGCACCTGCTGACCACCGCCCCCAGCTCCAGCAGCAGCTCCCTGGAGAGCTCAGCCAGCACCGCAGACAGGGGGACGCCCGCCCCGACCCCGCCACCGGCACCAGGCGCCGAGAAGGCCAATGGGTCCAGGGAGGCCCGGGCCGGCTCCGGGACCTCAG CAGAGACTTCCTCCGGTGGCCACGGGACCCAGGTCAATGTCACCTGCATCGTGAATGTGTGCAGCGGCTCTGACCACGCCTCTCAGTGTGCCTCACAGGCCAGTTACACCAAGGGGGACGTGGGCGCCAGCCCCTCCGTTTCCCCAGATGATGAGCAGGTCCCCTTCTCCAAGGAAGAATGCCCTTTTCAGTCCCAGCCGGAGGCCCCAGAGACTCTGCTGGCGAGCCCAGAGGACAAGCCACTGCCCCTTGGCGTGCCTGATGCTGGGATGAAGCCCAGTTAG